A single genomic interval of Solimonas sp. K1W22B-7 harbors:
- a CDS encoding DUF481 domain-containing protein, with the protein MNRSIALLALSLAPLAVQAAPWSGEVGLGYLGTSGNSDTTSLNGKLLLDYVSGPWKNSFTASAINASSDDEGSTAERYTVGDKLDWGFSERDYVFGAVEWEKDLFGGVRRRTSETVGYGRHILTGPVHLLDAEIGAGARQLENNDLARTREDDAIGRAFGKYQWKLSETSRFIQSLKIESGGDNTFTESVTELKLSVVGNLAAGLNYTVRNNSEVPAGTEKTDTFTAVNLSYAFGKEK; encoded by the coding sequence ATGAACCGCAGCATCGCCCTTCTTGCCCTTTCGCTGGCGCCCCTGGCCGTGCAGGCCGCCCCCTGGTCCGGTGAGGTGGGCCTGGGATACCTCGGCACCAGCGGCAACAGCGACACCACTTCGCTCAACGGCAAGCTGTTGCTGGACTACGTCAGCGGTCCCTGGAAGAACTCCTTCACTGCTTCGGCGATCAACGCCTCTTCCGACGACGAGGGCAGCACCGCCGAACGCTACACCGTGGGCGACAAGCTCGACTGGGGCTTTTCCGAGCGCGACTACGTCTTCGGCGCGGTGGAGTGGGAGAAGGACCTGTTTGGTGGCGTGCGCCGGCGCACCTCGGAGACGGTGGGCTACGGCCGCCACATCCTGACCGGGCCGGTGCACCTGCTGGATGCCGAGATCGGCGCCGGTGCGCGCCAGCTGGAGAACAACGACCTGGCCCGCACGCGCGAGGACGACGCCATCGGCCGCGCCTTCGGCAAGTACCAGTGGAAGCTGTCGGAGACCAGCCGCTTCATCCAGAGCCTGAAGATCGAGTCGGGCGGCGACAACACCTTCACCGAGTCGGTCACCGAGCTGAAGCTGTCGGTGGTGGGCAACCTGGCGGCGGGCCTGAACTACACGGTGCGCAACAACAGCGAGGTGCCGGCCGGCACCGAGAAGACCGATACCTTCACGGCGGTGAACCTGAGCTATGCCTTCGGGAAAGAGAAGTAG
- a CDS encoding (Fe-S)-binding protein → MAAPFPIADADLCVKCGLCLPHCPTYGLTQHEGDSPRGRIALMQGLALGSIPLTPKMELHLDGCLGCRSCESVCPAKVPYGRLIDAGRAALNTQHPARTRLPRLIGAVLTRRELRRAAGLALWLYQASGLQGLLQRWRLLGHGRLARLDSLLPPMAALPFSARGAGADGPADAALFTGCVSDLADGDTLAAAQRLLQRLGLRVAVPADQGCCGALHQHAGLTEEARACMQRNAAAFDGYAAVLGTASGCSATLLDAPDLLGQAQGGALRARVQDIHAYLLRRWPAGLQPQPLRARVAIHEPCTQRNVTGGGDAVRALLRLIPGIELMELDRRQACCGAAGSHFITHAEDADRLLQPKLEASRALQPDYIVSSNIGCSLHLAAGLRRAGLKGPEVLHPLALLDRQLGPGAPPGAA, encoded by the coding sequence ATGGCCGCTCCCTTCCCGATCGCCGATGCCGACCTGTGCGTGAAGTGCGGCCTGTGCCTGCCCCACTGCCCGACCTATGGGCTGACGCAGCACGAGGGCGACTCGCCGCGAGGGCGCATCGCCCTGATGCAGGGGCTGGCGCTGGGCAGCATTCCGCTCACGCCGAAGATGGAACTCCACCTCGACGGCTGCCTCGGCTGCCGCTCTTGCGAGTCGGTCTGCCCGGCGAAAGTTCCCTATGGCCGCCTGATCGATGCCGGTCGCGCCGCGCTCAACACGCAGCATCCCGCGCGCACGCGCCTGCCGCGGCTGATCGGCGCCGTGCTGACGCGGCGCGAGCTGCGCCGTGCAGCGGGCCTGGCGCTGTGGCTCTACCAGGCCAGCGGCCTGCAGGGCCTGCTGCAGCGCTGGCGCCTGCTCGGCCACGGCCGGCTGGCACGGCTGGACTCGCTGCTGCCGCCGATGGCCGCCCTGCCCTTCAGTGCCCGTGGCGCGGGCGCGGACGGCCCCGCCGATGCCGCACTGTTCACCGGCTGCGTCAGCGACCTGGCCGACGGCGACACCCTGGCCGCCGCGCAGCGCCTGCTGCAGCGCCTGGGCCTGCGCGTCGCGGTGCCGGCCGACCAGGGCTGCTGCGGCGCCCTGCATCAGCATGCGGGCCTGACAGAGGAGGCGCGTGCCTGCATGCAGCGCAATGCCGCAGCCTTCGACGGCTACGCCGCCGTGCTCGGCACGGCCAGCGGCTGCAGCGCCACGCTGCTGGACGCGCCGGACCTGCTGGGCCAGGCGCAGGGCGGCGCACTGCGCGCCCGCGTGCAGGACATCCATGCCTACCTGCTGCGGCGCTGGCCCGCGGGACTGCAGCCGCAGCCCCTGCGCGCACGCGTGGCGATCCACGAGCCCTGCACCCAGCGCAACGTCACCGGCGGCGGCGACGCCGTGCGTGCGCTGCTGCGACTGATCCCGGGAATCGAATTGATGGAACTGGATCGGCGCCAGGCCTGCTGCGGCGCCGCCGGCAGCCATTTCATCACGCATGCGGAAGACGCCGACCGCCTGCTACAGCCGAAACTGGAAGCGTCGCGGGCATTGCAGCCGGACTACATCGTGAGCAGCAACATCGGCTGCTCGCTGCACCTGGCGGCGGGCCTGCGCCGCGCCGGCCTCAAGGGGCCGGAGGTACTACATCCGCTGGCGTTGCTGGATCGCCAGCTCGGGCCAGGCGCGCCTCCAGGCGCAGCATGA
- a CDS encoding LPS-assembly lipoprotein LptE → MDRLVVLCAALLLTACGFHLAGKRPLPPALASVYIDSVRPYQVSEPPVEAALRAGLRRRGAEVAGEQDKARTIIRLSEFKDRREVLSVGSDGKAIEYLLVSSVRYEVISNGRALLPPDALTASRDYSFQPQQVLAKEAEEQRLREYIQSELAELIMLRLEARLARAGDPATPADVVPPAP, encoded by the coding sequence ATGGATCGCTTGGTCGTGTTGTGTGCAGCCCTGCTGCTGACGGCCTGCGGCTTCCACCTGGCCGGCAAGCGGCCGCTGCCGCCGGCGCTGGCCTCGGTCTACATCGACAGCGTGCGTCCCTACCAGGTGTCGGAGCCGCCGGTGGAGGCCGCGCTGCGCGCCGGCCTGCGCCGCCGCGGTGCCGAGGTGGCGGGCGAGCAGGACAAGGCCAGGACCATCATCCGCCTGAGCGAGTTCAAGGACCGGCGCGAGGTGCTGTCGGTCGGCAGCGACGGCAAGGCGATCGAGTACCTGCTGGTGAGTTCGGTGCGCTACGAGGTGATCAGCAACGGCCGTGCGCTGCTGCCGCCCGACGCGCTCACGGCCTCGCGCGACTACAGCTTCCAGCCGCAGCAGGTGCTGGCCAAGGAAGCCGAGGAGCAGCGCCTGCGCGAGTACATCCAGAGCGAGCTGGCGGAGCTGATCATGCTGCGCCTGGAGGCGCGCCTGGCCCGAGCTGGCGATCCAGCAACGCCAGCGGATGTAGTACCTCCGGCCCCTTGA
- the leuS gene encoding leucine--tRNA ligase: protein MQEQYSAADIESAAQAFWAEHKSFEVKEEPGREKYYCLSMFPYPSGKLHMGHVRNYTIGDVISRYQRMLGKNVLQPMGFDAFGLPAENAAIANNTQPAKWTYSNIDYMKVQLKRLGFAYDWSRELATCRPDYYRWEQLLFTRLLKKGLAYRKNAVVNWDPVEQTVLANEQVVDGRGWRSGALVERREIPQWFLKITGYAQELLDDLDQLSGWPEAVKTMQRNWIGRSEGLELQFAVEGGEPLTVYTTRPDTLMGVTYVAVAAEHPLAQRAAAGNAELAEFLKGCGRSGVAEADIETMEKRGMPLGISVTHPISGAPVPVWAANFVLMGYGTGAVMAVPGHDERDHEFATKYGLPIRQVIRPADGSAIDVAQAAYTEHGLLLNSGEFDGLDFKAAFDAIAARFEKNGNGRLRVNFRLRDWGVSRQRYWGCPIPVIYCPKCEAVPVPEDQLPVVLPEDVAFTGVKSPIKADPEWRKTSCPSCGGPAERETDTFDTFFESSWYFARYTGPDNDRQMLDERANYWLPVDQYIGGIEHAILHLLYARFFHKLMRDEGMVASDEPFTNLLTQGMVTKETFYRIHPEDPAKKIWYSPDDLDLELDAKGQLVRATLRADGQPVIIGNTEKMSKSKNNGVDPQALVDLYGADTARLFAMFAAPPEQSLEWRDDGVEGAARFLKRLWRAVQLHVQGGPAGELDKSALTAPQKALRRKLHETIGKVADDYGRRKTFNTAIAAVMELMNEALRLDDASAQGRAVSQEVWQSVALMLNPVVPHIAHALWQALTGRDDLLAQRWPQTDADALVRDSIALVVQVNGKLRGNIEVPASATQEEIIAVALADENVRKFTDGQTIRKQIVVPRKLVNFVV, encoded by the coding sequence ATGCAAGAGCAGTATTCCGCCGCCGATATCGAAAGCGCCGCCCAGGCGTTCTGGGCCGAGCACAAGTCCTTCGAGGTGAAGGAGGAGCCGGGGCGCGAGAAGTACTACTGCCTTTCGATGTTCCCGTACCCCTCGGGCAAGCTGCACATGGGGCACGTGCGCAACTACACGATCGGCGACGTGATCAGCCGCTACCAGCGCATGCTGGGCAAGAACGTGCTGCAGCCGATGGGTTTCGACGCCTTCGGCCTGCCGGCCGAGAACGCGGCCATTGCCAACAACACGCAGCCGGCGAAGTGGACGTATTCCAACATCGACTACATGAAGGTCCAGCTCAAGAGGCTGGGTTTTGCCTACGACTGGTCGCGCGAGCTGGCGACCTGCCGGCCGGACTACTACCGCTGGGAGCAGTTGCTGTTCACGCGCCTGCTGAAGAAGGGCCTGGCCTACCGCAAGAACGCGGTGGTGAACTGGGACCCGGTCGAGCAGACCGTGCTGGCCAACGAGCAGGTGGTGGACGGCCGCGGCTGGCGTTCCGGCGCGCTGGTGGAGCGCCGCGAGATCCCGCAGTGGTTCCTGAAGATCACCGGCTATGCCCAGGAACTGCTGGACGACCTGGACCAGCTGTCCGGCTGGCCGGAAGCGGTCAAGACCATGCAGCGCAACTGGATCGGCCGCTCCGAGGGCCTGGAGCTGCAGTTCGCCGTCGAGGGCGGTGAGCCGCTGACGGTCTACACCACGCGCCCGGACACGCTGATGGGCGTGACCTACGTGGCGGTGGCGGCCGAGCACCCGCTGGCGCAGCGCGCTGCGGCGGGCAATGCCGAACTGGCCGAGTTTCTCAAGGGCTGTGGCCGCAGCGGTGTGGCCGAGGCCGACATCGAGACCATGGAAAAGCGCGGCATGCCGCTGGGCATTTCCGTGACCCACCCGATCAGCGGCGCCCCGGTGCCGGTGTGGGCCGCCAACTTCGTGCTGATGGGCTACGGCACCGGCGCGGTGATGGCGGTGCCGGGTCACGACGAGCGTGACCACGAGTTCGCCACCAAGTACGGCCTGCCGATCAGGCAGGTGATCCGCCCGGCCGATGGCTCCGCCATCGACGTGGCGCAGGCGGCCTACACCGAGCATGGCCTGCTGCTGAACTCCGGCGAGTTCGACGGCCTGGATTTCAAGGCCGCCTTCGACGCCATCGCCGCGCGCTTCGAGAAGAACGGCAACGGCCGCCTGCGCGTCAACTTCCGCCTGCGTGACTGGGGCGTTTCGCGCCAGCGTTACTGGGGCTGCCCGATCCCGGTGATCTACTGCCCGAAGTGCGAGGCGGTGCCGGTGCCGGAGGACCAACTGCCGGTGGTGCTGCCCGAGGACGTGGCCTTCACCGGCGTGAAGTCGCCGATCAAGGCCGACCCGGAATGGCGCAAGACCAGCTGCCCGTCCTGCGGCGGCCCGGCGGAGCGCGAGACCGATACCTTCGACACCTTCTTCGAGTCGAGCTGGTACTTCGCCCGCTATACCGGCCCGGACAACGACAGGCAGATGCTGGACGAGCGTGCCAACTACTGGCTGCCGGTGGACCAGTACATCGGCGGCATCGAGCACGCCATCCTGCACCTGCTGTACGCGCGCTTCTTCCACAAGCTGATGCGCGACGAGGGCATGGTGGCCAGCGACGAGCCCTTCACCAACCTGCTGACGCAGGGCATGGTGACCAAGGAGACGTTCTACCGGATACACCCGGAGGACCCGGCAAAGAAGATCTGGTACAGCCCTGACGATCTGGATCTGGAGCTGGACGCCAAGGGGCAGCTGGTCAGGGCGACCCTTCGCGCCGACGGCCAGCCGGTGATCATCGGCAACACCGAGAAGATGTCCAAGTCGAAGAACAACGGCGTGGACCCGCAGGCCCTGGTGGACCTGTACGGCGCCGACACCGCGCGCCTGTTCGCCATGTTCGCGGCGCCGCCGGAACAGTCGCTGGAATGGCGCGACGACGGCGTGGAAGGCGCGGCACGCTTCCTCAAGCGCCTGTGGCGCGCAGTGCAGCTGCATGTGCAGGGCGGCCCGGCCGGCGAGCTGGACAAGTCGGCACTGACGGCGCCGCAGAAGGCGCTGCGACGCAAGCTGCACGAGACCATCGGCAAGGTCGCCGACGACTACGGCCGCCGCAAGACCTTCAACACCGCCATCGCGGCGGTGATGGAGCTGATGAACGAGGCGCTGCGCCTGGACGACGCCTCGGCCCAGGGCCGCGCCGTGTCGCAGGAGGTCTGGCAGAGCGTGGCGCTGATGCTCAACCCGGTGGTGCCGCATATTGCCCATGCGCTGTGGCAGGCCCTGACCGGCCGCGACGACCTGCTGGCGCAGCGCTGGCCGCAGACCGATGCCGACGCCCTGGTGCGTGACAGCATCGCCCTGGTGGTGCAGGTCAACGGCAAGCTGCGCGGCAACATCGAGGTGCCGGCCTCGGCGACGCAGGAAGAGATCATCGCGGTTGCGCTGGCGGACGAGAACGTGCGCAAATTCACCGACGGGCAGACGATCAGGAAGCAGATCGTAGTGCCGCGCAAGCTGGTCAATTTCGTCGTCTGA